In Microbacterium sp. No. 7, the genomic window TCACGATCGACGGGTACAGCTGGTTGAGCACCCACATGTCGGAGATGCTGTTGGTCTGCAGCGGCACCCAGTTGGCGACGTCGGTCGTCGTGCCGATGTGCAGGACGCCGCTCGCGCTCGACGCTCCCGAGTCGCCGCCGGTGCCGCTCGGTCCGGGGGTGCTGCCGCCGCTGCAGCCCGACAGCACGAGGGTCGCCGCGAGTGCGCCTCCGAGGGCCCAGCGGGCCCAGTTCCTCTTCTGCCTCATTGCGTTCTCCTTCATGGTGGTGGGGTTGCAGCGATCGTAGGTGGCGGCCCGTGCGCCCCATAAAATGTGTGAGAAAATTCCGTCCTTGCGGGTAGGTCGCGGCGTTCGGTGCAGTTTTCTGACGGAGAGGAAGAAAAATTGGGGTTACGTGACGCCGATGAGATCGATCTGCAGATCGCGCATGCGCTGCAGATCGCTCCGCGCGCGTCGTGGCGTGACATCGGCGACGCGCTCGGCCTGTCGGCGACGACCGTCGCCCGGCGCTGGGAGGCGATGTCCGAGCGCGGCGACGCCTGGATCGGCGCGTACGTCGCGGGCCCCTACTCGCGGATGGCGCACGTCATGGTCTCCGTCGACCGGTCGCGTCACCGCGAGGTGCTCGACCGTCTGGCGCGGATGGGATCGGTCGTCAGCATCGAGGAGATCTCCGGGCGGTGGGACGTCGTGCTCACGGCCACGGCGATCTCGGTGGCCCGGCTGAGCGAGGTGATCAACGCCGTGCGCGCCGCCGACGGGGTCACCGCCTCGCACACCACCCTGTCGATGGGCATCGTGCAGCACGGCGCGAAGTGGCGGCTCGACGCGCTCAGCCCGGCGCAGGTCGCCCGCGTCAGCGCGCTCGGCGTGCACGGCCTCGTCGAGCCGCTCGGCCAGATCGACGCGTTCGACCGCGACCTCGCCTTCCTCCTCGGACACGACGCCCGCATGCCGGCGACGGCCCTCGCGCAGAAGCTCGGCGTGAGCATCAACAAGGTGCGGCGCCGCTTCGCGCGCCTCGTCGACTCGGGATGGCTGTCGCTGCGCTGCGACGTGTCGCTGGCCATGTCGGGGCACGAGTTCGTCGCGTACCTGCAGCTGCGCGTCCCGCCCGCGCAGCTGCAGGAGTACGCGCGGATGCTCACGGCGCTGCCCGAGATCCGCCTGGTCACCTACATGGCGGGCCCGTACAACCTCGTCGTGATGGTCATGCTGCGCAAGCCCGAGGACATGCCGCCGCTGGAGACCCGCATCGCCGAGCTGTGTCCCCGCGCCGACGTGTACGACCGCGTCGTGCTGCTGCGCTTCCACAAGCGGATCGGTCGCGTGCTCGACGCCGACGGCCGTGTGCGCGCGTTCGTCCCGATGGACTTCTGGCTCGACATGCCCGGCGGTCTCGCCGACGA contains:
- a CDS encoding Lrp/AsnC family transcriptional regulator; amino-acid sequence: MGLRDADEIDLQIAHALQIAPRASWRDIGDALGLSATTVARRWEAMSERGDAWIGAYVAGPYSRMAHVMVSVDRSRHREVLDRLARMGSVVSIEEISGRWDVVLTATAISVARLSEVINAVRAADGVTASHTTLSMGIVQHGAKWRLDALSPAQVARVSALGVHGLVEPLGQIDAFDRDLAFLLGHDARMPATALAQKLGVSINKVRRRFARLVDSGWLSLRCDVSLAMSGHEFVAYLQLRVPPAQLQEYARMLTALPEIRLVTYMAGPYNLVVMVMLRKPEDMPPLETRIAELCPRADVYDRVVLLRFHKRIGRVLDADGRVRAFVPMDFWLDMPGGLADER